A part of Myxococcus landrumus genomic DNA contains:
- a CDS encoding serine/threonine protein kinase encodes MTTSQPKRQPIPFGKYLLLDRINIGGMAEVWRGKQFGASGFERLVAIKRILPNIAEDEEFISMFIDEAKISVQLSHANIAQIYELGQITSSYFISMEYIPGKDMRAIFDRCRKKGEPAPVPLVAFCISKMCEGLDYAHRKKDGMGRDMNIVHRDISPQNVLISFEGEVKVIDFGIAKAAGKATKTQAGILKGKFGYMSPEQIRGLPLDRRSDVFAIGVCLYEMLTGERLFVGDSDFSVLEKVRKAEVPPPSTYNRRIPEVLEKIVMRALAKDVDERYQYASELGDDLQRFLITSETIFGRKDLMQYMKSTFAEEVEREKQRLSDYADIRPPDGMLAALEASSGVGPGGLSAPPPASSSPSLAQVPVVQPVAAPPRATAAMGVVSPSPVRRSPTLAALPKLTAATAAPTPKEDEVMATQLVSSDHVFDDSPEPTTDPGASVGRTITPLESRAPQLDEDEENITGKTAVIAPIAPPSAPRLSHANIPVVTASAPQSSRPSVTLPTVIPSEVAASAPGPRGSRGAGDGLPRIARDVPPPDVSQGISRAALPPDVSQGISRAALAEGLQGGPRSTGSPPMLGAGTPSRPPRPVPQPRQEEEDFEERPTASVPALNQRGLDKRVLYAVVGVLALVVLSVVGWVVTRPGVGYVMLDLQRVPQEVRGRVQVMLDTQPVVIEGGGPTLLREVQAGPVMVTVSAEGYKTFTRTLQVNSGKEVSPVEVTLESLVRTASLVLVTHPSDAQVKVDGKVVREQGRSDAFIKGVVVSSQEWVVEVSAPQHKPMSKRVPVSGEAPAEVNVKLEPLVTKVSVKVESRPEGAVIFANGEELGEAPQTVLVSSSVRRLTLKLKCHNDAEVEVPAPAAGESMVTVPTVSLKRQPRCR; translated from the coding sequence GTGACGACCTCTCAACCGAAGCGGCAGCCCATTCCATTTGGGAAGTACCTCCTTCTGGACCGCATCAACATTGGCGGCATGGCGGAGGTGTGGCGCGGGAAGCAGTTCGGCGCGAGCGGCTTCGAGCGTCTCGTCGCCATCAAGCGCATCCTGCCGAACATCGCGGAGGACGAAGAGTTCATCTCGATGTTCATCGATGAGGCGAAGATCAGCGTCCAGCTGAGCCACGCCAACATCGCGCAGATCTACGAGCTGGGGCAGATCACCAGCAGCTACTTCATCTCGATGGAGTACATCCCCGGCAAGGACATGCGGGCCATCTTCGACCGCTGTCGGAAGAAGGGGGAGCCTGCTCCGGTGCCGCTGGTGGCCTTCTGCATCTCCAAGATGTGCGAGGGCCTGGACTACGCCCACCGGAAGAAGGACGGGATGGGGCGGGACATGAACATCGTCCACCGCGACATCTCGCCGCAGAACGTCCTCATCTCCTTCGAGGGCGAGGTCAAGGTCATCGACTTCGGCATCGCCAAGGCCGCGGGCAAGGCGACCAAGACGCAGGCCGGCATCCTCAAGGGCAAGTTCGGCTACATGAGCCCGGAGCAGATCCGCGGCCTGCCGCTGGACCGGCGCTCGGACGTGTTCGCCATCGGCGTGTGCCTCTACGAGATGCTCACGGGCGAGCGGCTCTTCGTGGGCGACAGCGACTTCAGCGTGCTGGAGAAGGTGCGCAAGGCGGAGGTTCCGCCGCCCTCCACGTACAACCGGCGCATTCCGGAGGTGCTGGAGAAGATTGTGATGCGCGCGCTCGCCAAGGACGTGGACGAGCGCTACCAGTACGCCAGCGAGCTGGGCGACGACCTCCAGCGCTTCCTCATTACCAGCGAGACCATCTTCGGCCGCAAGGACCTCATGCAGTACATGAAGTCCACCTTCGCGGAGGAAGTGGAGCGCGAGAAGCAGCGCCTGTCCGACTACGCCGACATCCGTCCTCCGGATGGAATGCTCGCGGCGCTGGAGGCCTCCTCGGGCGTGGGCCCGGGGGGACTGTCCGCGCCGCCGCCCGCGTCGTCCTCGCCTTCGCTCGCGCAGGTTCCCGTGGTGCAGCCGGTGGCCGCGCCGCCCCGAGCCACCGCGGCCATGGGAGTCGTGTCACCTTCTCCCGTGCGACGCTCGCCCACGCTGGCCGCGCTGCCCAAGCTGACCGCCGCCACCGCGGCGCCCACGCCGAAGGAAGACGAGGTCATGGCGACGCAGCTCGTCTCCAGCGACCACGTCTTCGACGACAGCCCGGAGCCCACCACGGACCCCGGCGCCAGCGTCGGGCGCACCATCACTCCGCTGGAGTCGCGCGCCCCGCAGCTCGACGAGGATGAGGAGAACATCACCGGCAAGACGGCCGTCATCGCGCCGATCGCGCCGCCCTCCGCGCCCCGGTTGTCACACGCCAACATCCCCGTGGTGACGGCGTCCGCTCCGCAGTCGTCCCGCCCGTCGGTGACGCTGCCCACGGTGATTCCCTCGGAGGTCGCGGCCTCCGCGCCCGGCCCTCGAGGCAGCCGTGGGGCGGGAGATGGGCTTCCCCGTATCGCTCGGGACGTGCCCCCGCCGGATGTGTCGCAGGGCATCTCCCGCGCGGCGCTGCCTCCGGATGTGTCGCAGGGCATCTCCCGCGCGGCGCTGGCGGAAGGACTGCAAGGCGGGCCTCGTTCCACGGGCTCTCCGCCCATGCTGGGCGCGGGGACTCCGTCGCGTCCGCCTCGTCCCGTCCCGCAGCCTCGGCAGGAGGAAGAGGACTTCGAGGAGCGGCCCACGGCGTCCGTGCCCGCGCTGAACCAGCGGGGCCTGGACAAGCGGGTGCTGTACGCGGTGGTCGGCGTGCTCGCGCTCGTCGTGCTCTCCGTCGTCGGATGGGTCGTGACGCGTCCTGGTGTGGGCTACGTCATGCTGGACCTGCAGCGCGTGCCGCAGGAGGTGCGCGGCCGGGTTCAGGTGATGCTGGACACCCAGCCCGTCGTGATTGAGGGCGGTGGCCCTACGTTGCTTCGCGAGGTGCAGGCCGGGCCGGTGATGGTGACGGTGAGCGCGGAGGGCTACAAGACCTTCACGCGGACGCTCCAGGTCAACAGCGGCAAGGAAGTCTCGCCGGTGGAAGTCACGCTGGAGAGCCTGGTGCGCACCGCTTCGCTGGTGCTCGTCACGCATCCGTCGGACGCGCAGGTGAAGGTGGACGGCAAGGTGGTGCGGGAGCAGGGCCGCTCGGATGCCTTCATCAAGGGCGTGGTGGTCTCCAGCCAGGAGTGGGTGGTGGAGGTCAGCGCGCCACAGCACAAGCCCATGTCCAAGCGCGTGCCGGTGTCGGGTGAGGCGCCGGCCGAGGTGAACGTGAAGCTGGAGCCTCTGGTGACGAAGGTCTCGGTGAAGGTCGAGTCCCGTCCGGAAGGCGCCGTCATCTTCGCGAATGGCGAGGAGCTGGGCGAGGCGCCTCAGACGGTGCTCGTGTCCTCGAGCGTGCGGCGGCTGACCTTGAAGCTCAAGTGCCACAACGACGCGGAGGTGGAGGTCCCGGCTCCCGCGGCTGGGGAATCCATGGTCACCGTGCCGACTGTTTCGCTCAAACGGCAGCCTCGCTGCCGCTAG
- a CDS encoding ATP-binding protein, giving the protein MSKVRKVQKEDPLADLPRWAQQLARKYYTKTVNTFLLYGAVRDLQPLQMEDNAKGFGTLKTFLSEELFGGRDHVLFYDRSSGIRSATPETQKDLARVMSGYDAMYGTDYAKVMPRDPGRALQVLENFLRMRLSEGRSLALIIDFAETLVPGGEISHLSSEDRFVLATMDKWAHDPQFLAGDVSIVLLAENLADISPRISRNPYVAPIELPLPTEEERLEYVRYKLEGKRLQSLSDVPLAGLAKMTAGLSRINLDRVLTEALEREIRITSDLLKEKKKEIIQAECHGLLEFIEPVHTLDAVAGHAKAKQMLRQAASALKKGRLEVMPMGYLLSGPVGTGKTFMVSCFAGEIGIPVVKFLNFRSQWQGVTEANLEKIFNLLKALWPVAVMIDEADTFLGNRDSGGDSGTSSRVFGSIASFMGNTQYRGKIVWFLMTARPDLLPIDLKRQGRAEEHLALFYPQTDAERDELFQVMSKKTGVSVEGIDSFSTLIPQGIRAFSGADIEAVMVRSKFRALAEGREVVSKEDLAAVLADFVPPSYPLEIELQNLVAVQECTSRELLPEAYRSIDRDLITRRVRELKALLEEG; this is encoded by the coding sequence GTGAGCAAGGTACGCAAGGTCCAGAAGGAAGATCCGTTGGCGGACCTCCCCCGCTGGGCGCAGCAGTTGGCCCGGAAGTACTACACGAAGACGGTCAACACCTTCCTGCTCTACGGAGCGGTGAGAGACCTGCAGCCGCTCCAGATGGAGGACAACGCGAAGGGCTTCGGCACGCTGAAGACCTTCCTCTCCGAGGAGCTGTTCGGCGGCCGGGACCACGTCCTCTTCTATGACCGCTCGTCGGGCATCCGGTCGGCCACGCCGGAGACGCAGAAGGACCTGGCGCGGGTCATGTCCGGCTACGACGCGATGTACGGCACGGACTACGCGAAGGTGATGCCGAGAGACCCGGGCCGCGCGCTCCAGGTCCTGGAGAACTTCCTGCGGATGCGGCTGAGCGAGGGACGCTCGCTGGCGCTCATCATCGACTTCGCGGAGACGCTGGTGCCGGGCGGGGAGATTTCCCACCTGTCGTCCGAGGACCGCTTCGTGCTGGCCACGATGGACAAGTGGGCGCATGACCCGCAGTTCCTCGCGGGCGATGTGTCCATCGTGCTCCTGGCGGAGAACCTCGCGGACATCTCTCCGCGCATCTCCCGCAACCCGTACGTGGCGCCCATCGAGCTGCCGCTGCCCACCGAGGAGGAGCGGCTGGAGTACGTGCGCTACAAGCTGGAGGGCAAGCGGCTCCAGTCGCTGTCCGACGTGCCGCTGGCGGGCCTGGCGAAGATGACGGCGGGCCTGTCCCGCATCAACCTGGACCGCGTGCTGACGGAGGCGCTCGAGCGCGAGATTCGCATCACCTCCGACCTGCTCAAGGAGAAGAAGAAGGAGATCATCCAGGCGGAGTGCCACGGCCTCCTCGAGTTCATCGAGCCGGTGCACACGCTGGACGCGGTGGCGGGACACGCCAAGGCCAAGCAGATGTTGCGGCAGGCCGCCTCGGCGCTGAAGAAGGGCCGCCTGGAAGTCATGCCCATGGGCTACCTGCTGTCGGGCCCGGTGGGCACGGGCAAGACGTTCATGGTGAGCTGCTTCGCCGGTGAGATTGGCATCCCGGTCGTGAAGTTCCTGAACTTCCGCAGCCAGTGGCAGGGCGTCACCGAGGCCAACCTCGAGAAGATCTTCAACCTCCTCAAGGCGCTCTGGCCGGTGGCGGTGATGATTGACGAGGCGGACACCTTCCTCGGCAACCGCGACTCGGGCGGAGACTCCGGCACGAGCAGCCGCGTCTTCGGCTCCATTGCCTCCTTCATGGGCAACACGCAGTACCGCGGCAAGATTGTCTGGTTCCTGATGACGGCGCGGCCGGACCTGCTGCCCATCGACCTGAAGCGGCAGGGCCGTGCGGAGGAGCACCTGGCGCTCTTCTATCCGCAGACGGACGCGGAGCGGGACGAGCTCTTCCAGGTGATGTCCAAGAAGACGGGCGTGTCGGTGGAAGGCATCGACTCGTTCTCCACGTTGATTCCGCAGGGGATTCGCGCCTTCAGCGGCGCGGATATCGAAGCCGTCATGGTGCGCTCGAAGTTCCGCGCGCTGGCGGAAGGGCGAGAGGTCGTGTCGAAGGAGGACCTGGCGGCGGTGCTCGCGGACTTCGTGCCGCCCAGCTATCCGCTGGAAATCGAGCTCCAGAACCTGGTCGCGGTGCAGGAGTGCACCAGCCGGGAGCTGCTGCCCGAGGCCTACCGTTCCATCGACCGGGACCTCATCACCCGGCGGGTGCGCGAGCTGAAGGCGCTGCTCGAGGAAGGGTAG
- a CDS encoding L,D-transpeptidase family protein, with translation MTSSISRIESLIPLSPLEANDTLVGERWPPARVPSRLHDNFVEPAPRARASIPLSRPPSALVETGSTQPASPAPLANARFTEQPQLTDVASGHIVLGPGSRGDGLRAVQTALLKMGFALPGGADGHFGAQTQRALRNFQTHAGLTFPTVKPTGLLDSATLHALDALAPEPGMRGQSQGVPPATYDGQPVRVIVALREHRTFLYDTEGRVVDIVPNASGTTTTPTRPGLKVVRTRLHQAAAEAAGERLWNDRSVFGARILDLSWADGRHSGEELHGTNAPALLGGDVSHGCIRHSNEAIIALHDALSVGDRVAIVEHVNDPRLGAQAPVSRGTTLPRAAPSARAPAG, from the coding sequence ATGACCTCGTCCATCTCGCGAATCGAATCACTCATCCCGCTCTCGCCACTCGAAGCCAACGACACTCTCGTGGGAGAGCGCTGGCCCCCCGCTCGGGTGCCTTCGCGCCTCCACGACAACTTCGTGGAACCAGCGCCGCGTGCACGCGCGTCCATCCCGCTTTCGCGACCACCGTCCGCTCTCGTCGAGACGGGGTCCACGCAACCCGCGAGCCCGGCTCCGCTCGCCAACGCACGCTTCACGGAGCAGCCCCAGCTCACCGACGTGGCCTCGGGACACATCGTCCTGGGCCCCGGTTCACGCGGGGATGGCTTGCGCGCGGTGCAGACAGCCCTCTTGAAGATGGGCTTCGCACTCCCTGGAGGCGCCGACGGACACTTCGGCGCCCAGACCCAGCGAGCGCTGCGCAACTTCCAGACGCACGCGGGCCTCACCTTCCCCACCGTCAAACCCACGGGGCTCCTGGACTCCGCCACGCTCCATGCGCTCGATGCCCTCGCGCCCGAGCCCGGCATGCGCGGCCAATCCCAGGGGGTTCCTCCCGCGACCTACGACGGCCAGCCCGTGAGGGTCATCGTCGCGCTGCGAGAGCACCGCACGTTCCTCTACGACACCGAGGGGCGCGTCGTGGACATCGTCCCGAATGCCTCGGGCACCACCACCACTCCGACACGGCCTGGGCTCAAGGTCGTCCGAACCCGGCTCCATCAAGCCGCCGCGGAGGCCGCGGGCGAGCGACTGTGGAATGACCGGTCCGTCTTCGGCGCACGTATCTTGGATTTGTCCTGGGCGGACGGGCGCCACTCCGGCGAGGAGCTGCATGGAACCAACGCCCCCGCGCTGCTCGGCGGGGACGTGTCCCACGGCTGCATCCGTCACTCGAACGAAGCCATCATCGCGCTCCACGATGCGCTCTCCGTGGGAGACCGCGTGGCCATCGTGGAGCACGTGAACGACCCACGCCTGGGAGCCCAGGCGCCGGTCTCGCGTGGGACTACCCTTCCTCGAGCAGCGCCTTCAGCTCGCGCACCCGCCGGGTGA
- a CDS encoding LysM peptidoglycan-binding domain-containing protein codes for MLPLCLLVLTMASAPSSGAAPTPPLPPPPDGMRVLAADETRAPSPAPKSSPAAVGTESAPESVTNTGTSPASTATEQAPSGVDAAQKPAVTAPAKDGQQPSSTGHAAGASTGKTAPPSDAASATSTSKPAQPSVNSQPPDAASASANKPAADGAKLATPGNTDATEPDEKRAFANAPDDEPEATREMVESESAELEELRALEGATLDPAARPSAEVMQSLRRLGLANPLRMRMLDALEEPTFRDDDTPEQLPLITDLANFDVSKIQDRYDIPVEMQPLVAQYIQFFQGPGRRWFRKWMARSARYLPVMQPILDQHGLPRDTVYLAMIESGFSAHAYSWAHAAGPWQFISSTGKQYGLKQDFWVDERRDPIKATHAAATYLKDLYGELGHWYLAWAGYNTGSGRVRRMVERHGTRNFWALSEEKGLAKETKHYVPKLIAAALVAKNPSAFGFSEKEFEYEQPLEFDVVDLADATDLDVVARAAGVPIQSVQDLNPELKRWCTPPATAKRPYKLRLPMGAGPRFVEGFQKISPSERLTFRVHKVKRGDTLSQIAERYGSASEAILQMNRLKSAKTLKLNSELVIPVPAGKASPQGGALANKVAQARRSGVVVHRPEDEVPAGTPKGPLAAGPVKTEIVNGRTRITYGVQSGDSLWIIATKFNVGVDDLKKWNNLRRRNPTLQIGSLVYVWPNGPAQVAPPTSTVVVAKQVASNAGKAGGKVHALAEGETLWSIAQRYGVTVEDIMRWNNIKDHRTIPTGKVLSLSAP; via the coding sequence ATGCTGCCTCTCTGCCTGCTCGTGCTCACCATGGCCTCGGCTCCCTCGTCGGGAGCAGCGCCCACGCCTCCCCTGCCTCCGCCTCCGGACGGCATGCGCGTGCTCGCCGCCGATGAGACTCGAGCCCCAAGCCCAGCGCCGAAGTCTTCTCCCGCAGCGGTGGGCACCGAGTCCGCGCCCGAGTCTGTGACGAACACGGGCACCTCGCCCGCCTCCACCGCGACGGAGCAGGCACCCTCGGGTGTCGACGCGGCCCAGAAGCCCGCGGTCACCGCGCCGGCAAAGGATGGGCAGCAACCATCGAGCACGGGGCATGCGGCGGGCGCCAGCACGGGCAAGACGGCGCCGCCCTCCGATGCGGCGAGCGCCACCAGCACGAGCAAGCCAGCACAGCCCTCCGTGAACTCGCAGCCCCCCGATGCGGCGAGCGCCAGCGCGAACAAGCCGGCGGCGGACGGCGCCAAGCTCGCGACACCGGGCAACACGGACGCCACGGAGCCCGACGAGAAGCGCGCCTTCGCGAACGCCCCGGACGATGAGCCCGAAGCCACTCGCGAGATGGTCGAGTCCGAGTCCGCCGAGCTCGAGGAACTGCGCGCGCTGGAAGGCGCGACGCTCGACCCGGCGGCACGGCCCAGCGCGGAGGTGATGCAGTCCCTGCGGAGGCTCGGTCTGGCGAACCCACTGCGCATGCGCATGCTGGACGCGCTGGAGGAACCCACCTTCCGCGACGACGACACGCCCGAGCAGCTCCCGCTCATCACCGACCTGGCCAACTTCGACGTCAGCAAGATTCAAGACCGCTACGACATCCCGGTCGAGATGCAGCCGCTGGTCGCCCAGTACATCCAGTTCTTCCAGGGCCCGGGACGCCGGTGGTTCCGCAAGTGGATGGCCCGCTCCGCGCGATACCTGCCGGTGATGCAGCCCATCCTCGACCAGCATGGCCTGCCTCGCGACACCGTGTACCTGGCGATGATTGAGAGCGGCTTCTCCGCGCACGCGTACTCGTGGGCGCACGCCGCCGGCCCCTGGCAGTTCATCTCCAGCACGGGCAAGCAGTACGGCCTCAAGCAGGACTTCTGGGTGGACGAGCGCCGAGACCCCATCAAGGCCACCCACGCCGCGGCGACCTACCTCAAGGACCTCTACGGAGAGCTCGGTCACTGGTACCTGGCCTGGGCCGGCTACAACACGGGCTCCGGCCGCGTGCGTCGCATGGTCGAGCGTCACGGCACTCGCAACTTCTGGGCCCTGTCCGAGGAGAAGGGCCTCGCGAAGGAGACCAAGCACTACGTCCCCAAGCTGATTGCCGCGGCGCTGGTGGCCAAGAACCCGTCGGCCTTCGGCTTCTCCGAGAAGGAGTTCGAGTACGAGCAGCCGCTCGAGTTCGACGTGGTGGACCTCGCGGATGCCACGGACCTCGACGTGGTGGCCCGAGCCGCGGGCGTGCCCATCCAGTCCGTGCAGGACCTGAATCCAGAGCTGAAGCGCTGGTGCACCCCACCCGCCACGGCCAAGCGTCCCTACAAGCTGCGGCTGCCCATGGGTGCGGGCCCTCGCTTCGTGGAGGGCTTCCAGAAGATTTCGCCCTCCGAGCGGCTCACCTTCCGCGTCCACAAGGTGAAGCGCGGAGACACGTTGTCCCAAATCGCGGAGCGCTACGGCTCGGCATCCGAAGCCATCCTCCAGATGAACCGGCTCAAGAGCGCCAAGACGCTGAAGCTCAACTCGGAGCTGGTGATTCCAGTGCCCGCGGGCAAGGCGAGCCCCCAGGGCGGCGCGCTGGCGAACAAGGTCGCCCAGGCCCGGCGCAGCGGCGTGGTGGTCCACCGCCCCGAGGACGAAGTGCCTGCTGGCACGCCCAAGGGTCCCCTCGCCGCCGGCCCCGTGAAGACGGAAATCGTCAACGGCCGCACGCGCATCACGTACGGCGTGCAGTCCGGCGACAGCCTGTGGATCATCGCCACGAAGTTCAACGTGGGCGTCGATGACCTGAAGAAGTGGAACAACCTGCGGCGGCGAAACCCGACGCTCCAGATTGGCTCGCTCGTGTACGTGTGGCCCAACGGCCCGGCGCAGGTGGCTCCTCCCACGAGCACCGTCGTGGTGGCCAAGCAGGTCGCGTCGAACGCGGGGAAGGCCGGCGGCAAGGTCCATGCGCTCGCCGAGGGAGAGACGCTCTGGTCCATCGCGCAGCGCTACGGCGTCACCGTCGAGGACATCATGCGGTGGAACAACATCAAGGACCACCGCACCATCCCCACGGGGAAGGTCCTCTCGCTCAGCGCGCCGTGA
- a CDS encoding cytochrome c family protein, producing MVRPALVAALLGSLSVLGGCTRKEPAPQASTPQAGTSAPAQTSGAILFVSADTRGYLGPCGCSENMRGGIGRAAFQVSEARKGGLPVLYVDGGNSLFGETSLKPGQVPQEELKAKALADAMRLMGLAVRATGPLDDTRGAAFRQGLGLPEVADGAVKLLPAGSRQVGIVSADSGAQLVAASAQARSQGADFVVGLLDAPLEDAQKAAELPGLAVDVLVSTRSATELSGEQNRLVKSAVPVVAPQSKGRSLVRVDLSYAPRPGRFTLQKGQADMEREVAALEQRAVLLDKDINQPGIDPKLKALKQAKRDELVARKQALVSAPPSAASDVNGFTVRFVPLESGLPSLPDAQALVARYDAEVGKLNLAWAKEHGQDCPPPAKGQSAFVGNEPCRSCHEEAFPLWEKSKHHHAWETLVDLGKQHHLNCVGCHVTGWEQPSGVCRLDKVEGREDVGCESCHGPGSAHVDEPSSDNIVAAPGEALCVTCHNAENSPHFDFLTYLPRILGPGHGEPVSAKPSGSPADAQKPAKP from the coding sequence ATGGTGCGCCCCGCCCTGGTCGCTGCCCTGTTGGGTTCGCTGTCGGTCCTGGGGGGGTGCACGCGCAAGGAGCCGGCGCCCCAGGCGTCCACGCCCCAAGCGGGGACTTCGGCTCCAGCACAGACCTCCGGCGCCATCCTCTTCGTCTCCGCTGACACCCGCGGCTATCTGGGCCCGTGCGGATGCAGCGAGAACATGCGCGGTGGCATCGGCCGCGCGGCCTTCCAGGTGAGCGAGGCGCGCAAGGGCGGCCTTCCCGTGCTGTACGTGGACGGAGGCAACAGCCTGTTCGGTGAGACCTCGCTCAAGCCGGGCCAGGTTCCCCAGGAGGAGCTGAAGGCCAAGGCGCTCGCGGACGCCATGCGGTTGATGGGGCTGGCCGTGCGCGCCACCGGACCGCTGGATGACACGCGCGGCGCGGCCTTCCGCCAGGGACTGGGCTTGCCCGAGGTCGCCGATGGCGCGGTGAAGCTGCTCCCCGCGGGCTCGCGACAGGTGGGCATCGTCTCGGCGGACTCGGGGGCGCAGTTGGTGGCGGCCAGTGCCCAGGCTCGCTCACAGGGCGCGGACTTCGTGGTGGGGCTCCTGGATGCGCCCCTCGAGGACGCGCAGAAGGCGGCCGAGCTGCCGGGGCTCGCGGTGGATGTGCTGGTGTCCACGCGTTCGGCCACGGAGCTGAGCGGCGAGCAGAACCGGCTGGTGAAGTCGGCGGTGCCCGTCGTCGCGCCGCAGAGCAAGGGCCGCTCGCTGGTGCGCGTGGACCTGAGCTACGCGCCTCGACCGGGACGCTTCACGCTCCAGAAGGGCCAGGCCGACATGGAGCGCGAGGTGGCCGCGCTGGAGCAGCGCGCCGTGCTCCTGGACAAGGACATCAACCAGCCGGGCATCGACCCGAAGCTCAAGGCGCTCAAGCAGGCCAAGCGTGATGAGCTGGTGGCTCGCAAGCAGGCCCTGGTGTCGGCGCCGCCCTCCGCGGCCTCGGACGTCAATGGCTTCACGGTTCGCTTCGTGCCGCTGGAGTCAGGGCTGCCGTCGCTTCCGGACGCGCAGGCGCTGGTGGCTCGCTACGACGCGGAGGTGGGCAAGCTGAACCTCGCGTGGGCGAAGGAGCACGGCCAGGACTGCCCTCCTCCCGCGAAGGGACAGTCAGCGTTCGTCGGCAACGAGCCGTGCCGGTCGTGTCATGAAGAGGCGTTCCCCTTGTGGGAGAAGTCCAAGCACCACCACGCGTGGGAGACGCTGGTGGACCTGGGCAAGCAGCACCACCTCAACTGCGTGGGCTGCCACGTCACGGGCTGGGAGCAGCCGAGCGGCGTGTGCAGGCTCGACAAGGTCGAGGGCCGCGAAGACGTGGGCTGCGAGAGCTGCCACGGTCCTGGCTCGGCGCACGTGGATGAGCCGAGCAGCGACAACATCGTGGCCGCGCCAGGTGAGGCCTTGTGCGTCACCTGCCACAACGCCGAGAACTCGCCGCACTTCGACTTCCTGACCTATTTGCCGAGAATCCTGGGTCCGGGTCACGGTGAGCCCGTGAGTGCGAAGCCTTCGGGCTCGCCGGCGGATGCTCAAAAACCCGCGAAACCGTAA
- a CDS encoding response regulator yields MSEKRRILLIDDSEITLAMEKAVLEARGYEVVATSTLMEFEKTLQAWRPDLILTDIHMPEAKGTDICRTLKNEYGTQDIPIVLFSSLPDDELSKLAEQVGADGFLSKMNGLEAMGEKIDELVQSILW; encoded by the coding sequence GTGTCCGAGAAGCGAAGAATCCTCCTGATTGACGACAGCGAAATCACGCTCGCCATGGAGAAGGCCGTGCTGGAGGCGCGCGGCTATGAAGTCGTCGCCACCTCCACGCTCATGGAGTTCGAGAAGACACTCCAGGCCTGGCGGCCGGACCTCATCCTCACCGACATCCACATGCCCGAGGCCAAGGGCACCGACATCTGCCGCACGCTGAAGAACGAGTACGGCACCCAGGACATCCCCATCGTCCTGTTCTCCAGCCTTCCCGACGATGAACTGTCCAAGCTGGCCGAGCAGGTCGGCGCGGATGGCTTCCTGTCGAAGATGAACGGGCTGGAGGCGATGGGCGAGAAGATTGACGAGCTGGTGCAGAGCATTCTCTGGTGA